A window of the Bacteroides thetaiotaomicron VPI-5482 genome harbors these coding sequences:
- a CDS encoding sensor histidine kinase, which produces MKQLLRICLTGAFFLLFEGLLSPMLADNGKSDKEILVLNSINFNLPWARNFYWYVHDVLQEQGITARAESLSVPALQDTMEVNAVIEHLRQKYPLPPAAVVIIGDPGWIVCRPLFDDLWKDVPVIITNSRDRLPATLDILLSHASLNETNSVPAQEWRKGYNLTTLKQHYYVKETVELIYSLIPDMDRLAFISDDRYISEETRGDVKEAVEKHFPNLPLELLSTTHLSTEMLLDTLRSYKANTGIIYYSWFESHNKEDNNYLFDHIQEIITNFTSSPLFLLSSEDLSNNTFAGGYYVSAESFGDSLLEIIDRVLHGEQAEDISESIGGKASAYLCYPVLESYNIPYHLYPERAVYVNEPKSIFHQYCVEILSCSIFLLILIAAIAYYIRILRKAYTRLSEAMEKAEQANQLKSAFLANMSHEIRTPLNAIVGFSNMLPDIEDRKEMREYADIIETNTDLLLQLINDILDMSKIEAGTFDFCPSLIDVNQTMEEIEQSMRLRLKKETVTLTFTERLPECTLYTDKNRLIQLISNFVINAIKFTQIGSIRMGYRLKDADTICFYVSDTGCGMSEEQCRHVFERFVKYNPFVQGTGLGLSICQMIIDRLGGTIGVESEEGKGSTFWFTLPYQQE; this is translated from the coding sequence CAGATAAAGAAATATTAGTTTTGAATTCTATTAACTTCAACCTTCCCTGGGCCAGAAACTTCTATTGGTATGTGCACGATGTTCTTCAGGAACAGGGAATAACTGCCAGAGCGGAATCATTGTCTGTCCCGGCCTTGCAGGATACGATGGAGGTAAATGCAGTCATCGAGCATCTGCGTCAGAAATATCCGCTTCCTCCTGCCGCTGTTGTGATAATTGGTGATCCGGGCTGGATTGTCTGTCGTCCTTTATTTGATGACCTATGGAAAGATGTTCCAGTGATCATAACGAACTCCCGTGACCGCCTGCCTGCTACCTTGGATATTCTGCTCTCTCATGCCTCGTTGAATGAGACCAACAGCGTCCCCGCCCAAGAGTGGAGAAAAGGCTACAACCTGACTACCCTGAAACAGCATTACTATGTGAAGGAAACCGTTGAACTGATCTATAGCCTGATACCTGATATGGATCGCCTGGCATTTATCTCGGACGATCGCTACATCAGTGAAGAAACCCGCGGAGACGTGAAAGAAGCTGTTGAAAAGCATTTTCCAAACCTGCCTTTAGAATTGCTTTCTACCACTCACTTGTCAACAGAAATGCTTCTGGACACCTTGCGCAGCTATAAAGCAAACACCGGAATTATTTATTATTCCTGGTTTGAGTCGCATAATAAAGAAGATAATAATTATCTTTTTGATCATATTCAGGAGATTATCACCAATTTTACGTCCTCTCCCTTGTTCCTGCTTTCTTCCGAAGACCTGTCCAATAATACTTTTGCAGGAGGCTATTACGTTTCTGCAGAATCATTCGGCGATTCCTTACTTGAAATTATTGACCGTGTGTTGCATGGAGAACAGGCGGAGGACATTTCCGAAAGTATAGGAGGGAAGGCGAGTGCCTACCTCTGTTATCCGGTGCTGGAATCCTACAATATTCCCTATCACCTTTATCCTGAACGAGCTGTTTATGTCAACGAACCTAAAAGTATATTTCATCAATACTGTGTTGAAATCCTTTCCTGTTCCATTTTCCTTCTTATTTTGATAGCAGCGATCGCCTATTATATACGTATTCTTCGCAAGGCATACACTCGTCTGAGTGAGGCAATGGAAAAGGCGGAGCAGGCGAATCAGTTGAAATCCGCCTTTCTGGCTAATATGAGTCATGAAATCCGCACTCCGTTGAATGCGATTGTCGGCTTCTCGAATATGTTGCCGGATATAGAAGATCGTAAGGAGATGCGCGAATATGCGGACATCATCGAAACAAATACCGACTTACTTCTTCAACTGATCAATGATATTCTGGACATGTCCAAGATTGAAGCCGGCACTTTTGACTTCTGCCCGTCATTGATAGATGTCAACCAGACGATGGAAGAAATCGAACAGAGTATGAGGCTTCGCTTGAAAAAAGAAACTGTCACTCTTACCTTTACCGAACGTCTGCCGGAATGTACCCTTTATACAGATAAGAATCGTTTGATACAACTGATTTCCAACTTTGTCATCAATGCTATTAAATTTACTCAGATAGGTTCTATCAGAATGGGATATCGTCTGAAAGATGCCGATACAATTTGCTTTTATGTTTCGGATACAGGCTGCGGCATGTCAGAAGAGCAATGCAGGCATGTATTCGAACGGTTTGTGAAATACAATCCTTTTGTTCAGGGAACCGGTTTGGGGCTTTCCATTTGTCAGATGATTATCGACCGATTAGGAGGGACGATTGGAGTTGAATCGGAAGAAGGCAAAGGCTCTACTTTCTGGTTTACGCTGCCCTATCAGCAGGAATAG
- a CDS encoding RNA polymerase sigma-70 factor, whose product MEELRIKRNDLQLSEIQRGGLKAFETLFRQYYAVLCAYGHKYVDFHDAEEIVQDSLLWIWENRENLIIESSLSSYLFKMVHHKALNKLAHIDAIKRADTRFYEEMQEMIHDMDFYQIKELTKRIEDAVAALPESYRQAFVMHRFRDMSYKEIAETLEVSPKTVDYRIQQALKQLRIDLKDYLPLLLPLLFP is encoded by the coding sequence ATGGAAGAACTACGCATAAAGAGGAATGATCTTCAATTATCTGAAATACAGCGTGGAGGCCTAAAAGCCTTTGAAACGCTATTCAGGCAATACTATGCAGTGCTATGTGCCTATGGTCATAAATACGTTGACTTCCACGATGCAGAAGAAATAGTGCAAGACTCCCTTCTATGGATATGGGAAAACCGGGAAAACTTAATCATTGAATCATCATTAAGTTCTTATCTCTTTAAAATGGTACATCACAAGGCTTTAAATAAGCTTGCACACATTGATGCCATCAAACGTGCTGATACGCGTTTCTATGAAGAAATGCAAGAGATGATACATGATATGGACTTTTATCAGATTAAAGAGCTAACCAAACGAATTGAAGACGCGGTTGCTGCATTGCCGGAAAGTTACCGGCAAGCATTTGTCATGCATCGTTTCCGGGATATGAGCTACAAAGAAATTGCAGAAACATTGGAAGTGTCTCCAAAGACTGTAGATTATCGTATTCAGCAAGCACTCAAGCAATTACGCATCGATTTAAAAGATTATCTGCCATTGCTGCTTCCTTTACTGTTTCCTTAA
- a CDS encoding FecR family protein: protein MKDLNNNRIEELLPRYCEGRLSEGERLEVEAWMDESEENKRVATQTFALYLAVDTVQVMKKVDTEKALLKVKGKMSDREVRRTVWWEWAQRAAAILFIPLLTLFIWQNWKGDTGEVAEMMEVKTSPGMTTSLTLPDGTIAYLNSESSLSYPSRFNGDFRKVKLSGEAYFEVAKDPEKKFILSTTHQSQIEVLGTCFNVEAYEQNTEVITTLIEGKVDFMFEKDAVMKHIILSPREKLVYDSETDKVHLYKTSGKSELAWKDGEVVLDNTPLEEALWMLERRYSVKFVIKNEKLKNSSFTGTFTNQRLEKILEYFKVSSKIRWKHINDDKDGSDRKKEIIEIY from the coding sequence ATGAAAGATTTAAATAATAATAGAATAGAAGAATTGCTTCCTCGTTATTGTGAGGGGAGGCTGAGCGAGGGGGAACGTCTGGAAGTGGAAGCGTGGATGGACGAGTCGGAGGAGAATAAACGAGTTGCTACTCAGACTTTTGCTCTTTATTTGGCTGTGGACACGGTTCAGGTAATGAAGAAAGTTGATACGGAGAAAGCTTTACTGAAAGTAAAGGGAAAAATGTCGGACCGTGAAGTGAGAAGGACAGTGTGGTGGGAGTGGGCACAACGTGCTGCTGCAATTCTGTTTATCCCGCTTCTTACCTTATTTATATGGCAGAACTGGAAAGGGGATACCGGAGAGGTAGCGGAGATGATGGAAGTAAAGACCAGTCCTGGAATGACAACTTCGTTGACATTGCCCGATGGTACAATTGCTTATTTGAATTCAGAATCTTCTTTGTCTTATCCTTCTCGCTTTAATGGTGATTTCCGTAAAGTGAAGTTAAGTGGTGAGGCATACTTTGAAGTAGCCAAAGATCCGGAAAAGAAATTTATCCTTTCTACTACACATCAATCACAGATAGAAGTCTTGGGTACATGTTTCAATGTGGAAGCATATGAACAGAATACAGAGGTTATTACAACTTTGATTGAAGGGAAGGTAGATTTTATGTTCGAAAAAGATGCTGTGATGAAACATATCATCTTGTCTCCAAGAGAGAAGTTGGTGTACGACTCGGAGACTGATAAAGTCCACCTTTATAAAACTTCGGGAAAATCAGAATTGGCTTGGAAAGATGGAGAGGTGGTTCTTGATAATACACCTTTGGAAGAAGCATTATGGATGCTGGAAAGAAGATATAGCGTGAAATTCGTTATTAAGAACGAAAAACTGAAGAATAGTTCGTTCACGGGAACCTTTACAAATCAACGTTTGGAAAAGATTCTGGAATATTTTAAAGTATCCTCCAAAATACGCTGGAAACATATCAATGATGACAAGGATGGAAGTGACAGAAAAAAAGAGATAATAGAGATTTATTGA
- a CDS encoding TonB-dependent receptor, translating into MRLVILFLFCFVGLTNATDSYAQSAKVTMNVRNQTVEDVLRAIEKQTEFSFFYNNAHINLKRLVTISADRNDIFKVLDEVFKNTNVEYKVIDKKIILSTELASVEQAHQEKVKVSGRVVDAAGEPVIGASVIEKGSANGTITDMDGNFILNVGSKEAILEISYIGYQGQSLKVTPGKTLSVVLKEDTQSLDEVVVVGFGVQKKANLTGAVSQVKMDDVLGSRPVVNAMSALQGAMPGLQITPNNDAAGPGQSKSFNIRGTTSINGGGPLVLIDNVPGDIDMLNPEDIESVSVLKDAASAAIYGARAAFGVILVTTKKAKKGDGFHVNYNNNFGFQSSINRPEQADGLEWMQAYLDGEFNAGKYYTGQDIKTWMNYLTEYRKNPGKFQTTGDGVYVDPETGLNYYLNEKDLYANMLDDYGFLQAHNVSLSGGTDKLAYRLSLGYNSEQGILITDKDRYKRLSGSAYISAEITSWLTQSVDIRYAQSDKNMPVTSDKTGLYDMRLPVVYPEGSLTLPDGTSLMTNTPSNVLRMATDNNTIRDNARILSKTVLKPLKGLEVAFEYTFDKTWSNQNVNKASIDYTTVELAKIQTATTSSLETTHQSTDYNAINLYANYRYSWNDTHNLSLMGGFNQESSDWKKLYTYSYDMINEKYPSHSTATGENKVITDDHRVYTVRGAFYRVNYDYKGKYLFETNGRYDGSSKFPKKNRFGFFPSVSVGWNIARENFMKPVAGDWLSDLKLRGTWGQIGNQGIDPYKFVPTMSQVEKKDVAWLVNGAKPLTLNAPGLVSDSFTWETVETLDFGFDITALNGRLQSTFDWYRRDTKDMLAPGAELPSVVGASAPLQNTADLRTKGWELSLTWRDRIGAWGYNVGFNLYDSKTVVTKYHNESKIILKSDGTNNYYEGYEIGSIWGYVTDGYYTADDFEDTNTWKLKEGVVTVDGVSPRPGDIKYQNLRDDGSSTNRIDTGDGTFDNPGDRKIIGNNSLRLQYGINLGVNYKGFDLSVLLQGVGKRDVWISDARRWPFNSGQFGSLFKDQLDYWKPVDSANGDWTAANPNAEYFRIYGQGNNSSYNTRAQTKYLMNGSYLRVKNVTLSYNFPKSWLAPITLTSLKAFVSCENLHTFTKLMKGYDPERLSWGYPFYRTISFGFNVTL; encoded by the coding sequence ATGAGACTGGTTATTTTATTCTTATTTTGCTTTGTCGGATTAACTAATGCGACAGATAGCTATGCCCAATCTGCAAAGGTTACAATGAATGTACGTAATCAGACAGTTGAGGATGTATTAAGAGCGATAGAGAAGCAAACAGAATTTAGTTTCTTCTACAACAATGCTCATATAAATTTGAAACGGTTGGTGACAATCTCCGCTGACCGTAATGATATCTTTAAAGTTCTTGACGAAGTATTTAAAAATACGAATGTAGAATATAAGGTAATAGATAAAAAGATCATTCTGTCCACGGAGTTGGCATCTGTCGAACAGGCGCATCAGGAAAAGGTAAAAGTGAGCGGACGAGTGGTGGATGCGGCAGGTGAACCGGTAATCGGTGCCAGTGTGATAGAAAAAGGCTCCGCCAATGGTACGATCACTGATATGGACGGTAATTTTATCCTGAATGTCGGTTCAAAAGAAGCCATTCTTGAAATCTCTTATATTGGTTATCAAGGACAGTCCCTGAAAGTAACTCCAGGAAAGACGCTGTCGGTAGTGCTGAAAGAGGACACACAGAGTCTGGACGAAGTGGTAGTAGTTGGTTTTGGCGTACAGAAGAAAGCGAACCTGACCGGTGCGGTATCTCAGGTAAAGATGGATGATGTGCTGGGGAGTCGTCCTGTTGTAAATGCCATGAGTGCTTTGCAGGGTGCGATGCCGGGACTTCAGATTACTCCTAATAATGATGCTGCCGGTCCGGGACAGAGCAAATCATTCAATATTCGTGGTACGACTTCTATCAATGGCGGTGGTCCGTTGGTGTTGATAGATAATGTTCCGGGGGATATCGATATGTTGAATCCCGAAGATATTGAAAGTGTTTCTGTGTTGAAAGATGCTGCCTCGGCCGCTATCTATGGTGCGCGTGCCGCTTTCGGTGTAATACTTGTGACTACAAAGAAGGCGAAGAAAGGAGACGGTTTTCATGTCAATTATAATAATAATTTTGGTTTCCAGAGTTCTATCAATCGTCCGGAACAGGCTGACGGGCTGGAGTGGATGCAGGCTTACCTGGACGGCGAGTTCAATGCCGGTAAATACTACACTGGGCAAGATATCAAAACCTGGATGAACTACCTGACCGAATATCGTAAGAATCCGGGTAAATTCCAGACTACCGGAGACGGGGTATATGTAGACCCGGAAACAGGATTGAATTATTACCTGAATGAGAAAGACCTGTATGCCAATATGCTTGATGATTACGGTTTTCTGCAAGCGCATAATGTGTCATTGAGCGGTGGTACTGATAAGCTGGCTTATCGTCTGTCCCTTGGCTATAATAGCGAGCAAGGTATTTTGATCACCGATAAAGACCGCTACAAACGTTTGTCGGGTAGTGCCTATATTTCTGCCGAAATCACTTCGTGGCTGACTCAGTCTGTAGATATACGCTATGCTCAGAGTGACAAGAATATGCCTGTGACTTCGGATAAGACCGGATTGTATGATATGCGTTTGCCGGTTGTATATCCCGAAGGCTCCCTGACTTTGCCTGACGGCACCAGCCTGATGACGAATACGCCTTCCAACGTTTTGAGAATGGCAACGGATAACAATACAATCAGAGACAATGCCCGTATCCTGTCAAAAACGGTATTGAAACCATTGAAAGGGCTTGAAGTGGCATTCGAATATACTTTTGACAAGACATGGAGTAATCAGAATGTGAATAAGGCTTCCATTGATTATACAACGGTTGAGCTGGCAAAAATACAGACTGCCACTACCTCTTCTCTGGAGACGACTCACCAAAGTACTGATTATAATGCCATCAACCTGTATGCTAATTATAGATATTCATGGAATGACACACATAACTTGTCATTAATGGGCGGCTTCAACCAGGAATCCAGTGACTGGAAGAAATTGTATACTTATTCTTATGATATGATTAACGAGAAGTATCCGTCACATAGTACGGCTACCGGTGAGAATAAGGTTATTACAGATGATCATCGCGTGTATACCGTTCGTGGTGCTTTCTATCGTGTTAATTATGATTATAAAGGCAAATATCTGTTTGAGACCAATGGTCGTTATGACGGATCGTCTAAATTCCCGAAGAAAAATCGTTTCGGTTTCTTCCCTTCTGTATCTGTGGGTTGGAACATTGCCCGCGAGAACTTTATGAAACCAGTTGCAGGTGACTGGCTAAGCGATCTGAAACTTCGCGGAACCTGGGGACAAATAGGTAATCAAGGCATTGATCCTTATAAATTTGTTCCGACCATGTCGCAAGTGGAAAAGAAGGATGTGGCATGGCTGGTGAATGGAGCGAAGCCGCTGACTTTGAATGCTCCGGGACTGGTCAGTGATAGTTTTACTTGGGAAACGGTAGAAACATTGGACTTTGGTTTTGATATAACTGCCTTGAACGGACGTCTGCAAAGTACTTTCGACTGGTATCGCCGTGATACGAAAGATATGCTTGCTCCGGGAGCTGAGTTGCCGTCAGTGGTAGGTGCTTCCGCACCTTTGCAGAATACCGCCGACTTGCGTACGAAAGGCTGGGAATTGTCATTGACGTGGAGAGATAGAATCGGTGCATGGGGCTATAATGTAGGCTTCAATCTTTATGACTCTAAAACAGTCGTTACCAAATACCATAATGAATCAAAGATTATCCTGAAAAGTGATGGCACGAATAATTATTATGAAGGATATGAAATCGGTTCTATCTGGGGTTATGTAACGGATGGTTACTATACAGCCGATGACTTTGAAGATACAAATACCTGGAAACTGAAAGAAGGAGTGGTGACAGTGGATGGAGTAAGTCCGCGTCCCGGTGACATCAAGTACCAGAATTTGCGTGATGATGGATCGAGTACGAATCGCATTGATACGGGAGACGGAACCTTTGACAATCCGGGTGACCGCAAGATAATCGGTAATAACTCTTTGCGTTTGCAGTATGGTATAAACCTGGGAGTCAATTACAAAGGATTTGATCTGAGTGTTTTGCTGCAAGGAGTAGGTAAACGTGATGTATGGATCAGTGATGCACGCCGCTGGCCGTTTAATTCCGGACAGTTCGGTTCACTCTTTAAAGACCAGCTGGATTATTGGAAACCGGTAGATTCTGCCAATGGCGACTGGACGGCAGCCAATCCGAATGCGGAATACTTCCGTATTTACGGGCAAGGAAACAATTCCAGTTACAATACACGTGCGCAAACGAAGTATCTGATGAATGGCTCTTATCTGCGTGTTAAGAATGTGACTTTGAGTTATAATTTCCCGAAGAGCTGGTTGGCACCTATTACATTAACGAGTTTGAAAGCGTTCGTAAGTTGTGAGAACCTTCACACATTTACTAAGCTGATGAAGGGTTATGACCCGGAACGCCTGTCATGGGGATATCCTTTCTATCGTACGATTTCTTTTGGTTTTAATGTTACTCTTTAA
- a CDS encoding RagB/SusD family nutrient uptake outer membrane protein — protein sequence MKKIIYTMLAAAAIGFTSCNDSFMERYPDTSLTEQTVFSNYNTFKTYAWGLYGVFTNTNILRIPGTNGAYASATSYTSDIYAGYLMRRQGDGNPYAFQNVSSSSSGNGWAFSFVYRVNVMLANIDNSGMTDADKEHWRSVGYFFRAYYYSELIARFGDVPWVDRVLGDSDKEIAYGPRTPRKEVADHVLNDLIYAEEHIKEEGDGENTINVHVVRALLSRFCLFEGTWRKYHALGDEDKYFDACITYSKKLMDSYPELNSDWGEMLTSDLKGMKGIILYKEYVEKELTNYVLTHVERTSTHNVEMPQHIIDMYLCKDGKTIHNSSEYEWSQDGDNSMNATFRNRDLRLLETVAPPYKVIPSADNTSWEYTSDPKDREFMDIMGITRYTGFGGGNGEAGKHKVFPLMNWSAAILKGMPHFFTNNGGQGFLVARSGNYVYRYYNVWDNSKENEGTSDVPLFKIDEVMLNYAEAKFEKGGTGAEGFNQTVADLTINKLRDRVGVAHMKVAEINAGFDPKRDQTVDPVLWEIRRERMVELMGEGFGFYDVRRWKKAPWFINKIQYGQWATKEQIGDSGQFVDLEKGYADTTGKKEGFIYMYNDPLVAGKGWLDKYYLYQVPTNEIALNPELAPNNPGWE from the coding sequence ATGAAAAAAATAATATATACTATGCTTGCGGCAGCAGCTATCGGATTTACGTCATGCAACGATAGTTTTATGGAACGCTATCCGGATACTTCGTTGACGGAGCAGACAGTGTTCAGTAATTATAATACTTTCAAGACCTATGCCTGGGGATTGTACGGAGTATTTACAAATACTAATATCCTGCGTATTCCCGGTACAAACGGAGCCTATGCCAGTGCCACATCCTATACAAGCGATATTTATGCAGGTTATCTGATGCGTCGTCAGGGTGACGGTAATCCGTATGCTTTTCAGAATGTATCCAGTTCGTCATCGGGCAATGGATGGGCATTCAGTTTCGTCTATCGGGTCAATGTCATGTTGGCAAATATCGATAACTCAGGGATGACGGATGCGGACAAGGAGCATTGGCGTTCGGTGGGATATTTCTTCCGTGCCTATTATTATTCGGAACTGATAGCTCGTTTTGGCGATGTGCCTTGGGTAGATCGCGTACTGGGTGATTCGGATAAGGAAATAGCATATGGTCCCCGTACACCTCGCAAAGAAGTTGCCGATCATGTATTGAACGATTTGATATACGCTGAAGAGCATATAAAAGAAGAAGGTGACGGTGAAAATACGATCAATGTGCACGTTGTCCGTGCTCTTCTTTCCCGTTTCTGCCTTTTTGAAGGTACATGGCGTAAATATCATGCTTTGGGGGACGAAGATAAGTACTTTGATGCTTGTATCACTTATTCCAAGAAGCTGATGGATTCTTATCCCGAACTGAACAGTGACTGGGGAGAGATGCTGACATCTGACCTGAAAGGAATGAAAGGCATCATTCTGTATAAGGAATATGTAGAAAAAGAACTGACTAATTATGTACTGACGCATGTTGAACGGACATCCACCCATAATGTGGAAATGCCGCAACACATCATCGACATGTATCTTTGTAAAGATGGTAAAACGATCCATAACAGCTCGGAATATGAATGGTCGCAGGATGGGGATAATAGTATGAATGCTACCTTCCGCAATCGTGACCTTCGTCTGCTGGAGACTGTAGCTCCCCCTTATAAGGTGATCCCAAGTGCCGATAATACCAGTTGGGAGTATACTTCTGATCCCAAGGACCGTGAGTTTATGGATATCATGGGCATTACCCGTTACACAGGTTTCGGGGGTGGAAATGGGGAAGCCGGTAAACATAAAGTGTTCCCATTGATGAACTGGTCTGCTGCTATATTGAAAGGGATGCCTCACTTCTTCACCAACAATGGCGGACAAGGTTTCCTCGTAGCCCGTAGCGGTAACTATGTGTACAGATACTATAATGTTTGGGATAATTCGAAAGAGAATGAAGGGACCTCAGATGTACCTTTGTTCAAGATTGATGAAGTGATGTTGAATTATGCCGAGGCTAAATTTGAAAAAGGTGGTACAGGTGCCGAAGGCTTCAATCAGACAGTTGCTGATCTTACTATCAATAAGTTACGCGATCGGGTGGGAGTTGCCCATATGAAAGTGGCCGAGATAAATGCCGGATTTGATCCGAAGCGCGACCAGACCGTAGACCCTGTATTGTGGGAGATTCGTCGCGAGCGCATGGTAGAATTGATGGGTGAAGGATTTGGATTCTACGATGTGCGTCGTTGGAAAAAGGCACCTTGGTTTATCAATAAGATACAGTACGGTCAATGGGCTACTAAAGAGCAGATTGGCGACTCCGGACAGTTTGTTGATCTTGAAAAAGGATACGCCGATACGACAGGAAAGAAAGAAGGTTTTATCTATATGTATAATGATCCTTTGGTAGCAGGTAAAGGTTGGTTAGATAAGTATTATCTGTATCAGGTGCCTACTAATGAAATCGCATTAAACCCAGAACTGGCCCCCAATAATCCGGGATGGGAGTAA
- a CDS encoding alpha-N-acetylglucosaminidase: MNMRLLLLLLFGSVVMYTSCQSTSAPIDSLAARVTENTSKDQILFRLVTDEADPAKDYFEIDSKDGKVLITGNSDLSLATGLNWYLKYVAGIHLSWNNPSQKLPEVLPLPQKKIRQATAMKNRYYLNYCTYSYSMAFWDWERWEKEIDWMAMHGINMPLSITGMEVVWYNLLKRIGYTTEEINEFISGPAFMAWWQMNNLEGWGGPNPDSWYRQQEALQKKIIARMRELGIEPVFPGYAGMVPRNIGEKLGYQIADPGKWCGFPRPAFLSTEDEHFDSFAAMYYEELEKLYGKAKYYSMDPFHEGGNTEGVDLAKAGTSIMSAMKKANPEAVWVMQAWQANPREAMVSTLDSGDLLVLDLYSEKLPQWGDPESMWYREKGFGKHDWLYCMLLNFGGNVGLHGRMEQLVNGYYNACAHVNGKTLRGVGATPEGIENNPVMFELLYELPWREERFAPDAWLQAYLKARYGNDLSPEVAEAWRALEHTVYNAPKNYQGEGTVESLLCARPGFHQDRTSTWGYAKLFYSPDSTAKAARLLLSVADQYKGNNNFEYDLVDVVRQSLADKGNVLLEEISQSYDRKDKDSFGKQSQQFLELILAQDSLLSTRKEFSVSSWLNAARSLGTTEEEKKLYEWNASALITVWGDSIAANRGGLHDYSHREWSGILKDLYYQRWKTFFEQKQRELDGKLDQSAEEPINFYGMEKAWAEKNKTADSSDHKSQTVIETAKSVYRTAIEAK; the protein is encoded by the coding sequence ATGAACATGCGTCTTCTATTACTTTTATTATTTGGTTCTGTTGTTATGTATACAAGTTGCCAATCTACGTCTGCTCCAATCGATTCATTGGCAGCACGTGTGACGGAGAATACGTCGAAGGATCAAATCCTTTTCCGGTTGGTTACTGATGAAGCCGATCCGGCAAAAGACTACTTTGAGATAGACTCCAAGGATGGCAAAGTACTGATAACCGGAAACTCCGATCTTTCACTGGCTACGGGCTTGAATTGGTACCTGAAATACGTGGCAGGTATTCATCTTTCGTGGAATAATCCCTCGCAGAAATTGCCGGAAGTACTGCCTCTGCCTCAAAAGAAAATCCGACAGGCGACGGCTATGAAGAATCGATATTACCTGAATTACTGTACCTATTCCTACTCCATGGCTTTCTGGGACTGGGAGCGCTGGGAGAAAGAGATAGACTGGATGGCGATGCACGGCATCAATATGCCTTTGAGTATAACAGGGATGGAGGTTGTCTGGTATAATCTGCTGAAACGTATCGGATATACGACGGAGGAGATCAATGAGTTTATTTCCGGTCCTGCCTTTATGGCATGGTGGCAGATGAATAATCTGGAAGGATGGGGCGGACCGAATCCCGACAGTTGGTATCGGCAACAGGAAGCACTGCAAAAGAAGATCATTGCCCGAATGAGGGAGCTGGGCATTGAACCGGTATTCCCCGGATATGCAGGAATGGTTCCCCGTAATATCGGAGAGAAATTGGGGTATCAGATTGCCGATCCCGGTAAATGGTGCGGTTTCCCTCGTCCGGCCTTTCTTTCTACGGAAGATGAACATTTCGATTCATTTGCTGCCATGTATTATGAGGAGTTGGAGAAACTGTACGGAAAAGCAAAGTATTACAGTATGGACCCCTTTCATGAAGGAGGAAATACGGAAGGAGTAGACTTGGCAAAGGCGGGAACTTCTATTATGAGTGCTATGAAGAAAGCGAATCCGGAAGCTGTGTGGGTGATGCAGGCATGGCAGGCGAATCCGCGGGAAGCGATGGTCAGTACGCTTGATTCCGGTGATTTGCTGGTACTGGATTTGTATAGTGAAAAACTTCCCCAATGGGGTGATCCGGAGTCGATGTGGTATCGGGAGAAAGGTTTCGGCAAGCATGACTGGCTCTATTGTATGTTGCTTAACTTTGGCGGTAATGTCGGTCTGCACGGACGGATGGAGCAACTGGTGAATGGATATTATAACGCATGTGCACATGTCAACGGGAAAACCCTGCGAGGGGTAGGAGCTACTCCGGAAGGAATCGAGAATAATCCGGTGATGTTTGAATTGCTGTATGAACTTCCTTGGCGGGAAGAACGGTTCGCACCGGATGCATGGCTGCAAGCGTATCTGAAAGCGCGGTATGGAAATGATTTGTCACCGGAAGTAGCGGAAGCATGGCGTGCGCTGGAACATACAGTTTACAATGCTCCGAAGAATTATCAGGGAGAAGGGACAGTCGAATCCTTGTTGTGTGCCCGTCCGGGATTTCATCAGGACAGAACGTCGACATGGGGATATGCTAAGTTATTCTATTCACCTGATTCAACGGCAAAGGCAGCCCGCTTGTTACTTTCTGTTGCAGATCAGTACAAGGGAAATAATAACTTTGAATATGATTTGGTAGACGTGGTGCGTCAGAGCCTGGCAGATAAGGGGAATGTGCTGCTTGAAGAAATTTCTCAGAGTTATGATCGGAAAGATAAGGATAGCTTCGGGAAACAGTCACAACAGTTTCTGGAGTTAATATTAGCTCAGGACAGTTTACTGTCCACCCGAAAGGAGTTCTCGGTGTCTTCATGGCTGAATGCCGCACGTTCTTTGGGAACCACGGAAGAAGAAAAGAAACTTTACGAATGGAATGCTTCTGCGCTCATCACGGTCTGGGGAGACAGTATAGCTGCCAATCGGGGAGGTCTGCATGATTATTCCCATCGGGAGTGGAGCGGGATTTTGAAAGACTTGTATTATCAACGTTGGAAAACCTTCTTTGAGCAGAAACAACGGGAGTTGGACGGTAAACTTGACCAATCAGCGGAAGAACCGATTAATTTCTATGGTATGGAGAAAGCATGGGCGGAGAAAAACAAAACAGCTGATTCATCGGATCATAAGTCACAAACTGTAATTGAAACGGCAAAATCTGTTTATCGGACAGCGATTGAAGCAAAGTAA